In Phaseolus vulgaris cultivar G19833 chromosome 7, P. vulgaris v2.0, whole genome shotgun sequence, the genomic stretch ACTTCAATTacattcaataatttataacaaatacttatttaaaccatgaaaacaaaacaaaaaaaatcttctttaaaTATTACCTCCAGACAAGACGGTCGAGCAACAGTCTGAGAGCCATCTCATGATGGGTGACTAGTAGATGAAGCAATGAACATCGGAGGAGGAGAATCAGTATACTCGGATATTGATGATCTGTTAAGGTCTTCTGGAGGTCTTGACCCATCTAATGCTGTAACTTTAGCACCACTAGAAGGTATGGAGAAACTTCGAACCATGGGTGGAGGAGGCATTGGCAACGGAGATGCTGCATTTGATGTAACCGGATTATTTCGAGCAGAAAGCTGGTGACCTCGGGACACCAATGGACCTGAATGACCCACCAAACCTAAAAGCTTAGAATTGGATGCAGATATGGTTGGAGGCCTTGGAAGTTCATGAAGCTCCTTTATTTTAGGTGAAGATGAAAGAGGGGGAGAAGTACTAGGAGATACTTTtggagatgatgatgatggaaaCTGAGGAATTGATGTCCGTAAAAGAGGTCCAGAAAACAATTGGACACTGTCTAAAGAAACAGGTTTGGCTGGCCAAGCATTACTTACCAATGGACCAGAAAAGGCTTgtcttttaatctttttagaGTAAGCAGTAACAAAATCATGATTCGAGGATAAATTACCATCAATTATAGGAGGTGGCAATCTTGTGTATGCAGTATTGCTGTTACTCTCCTTGACTGCAGACTGCGCAGTCCTAACATTCGGACCAGAAAATGCCCCATCCCCAAAAGTGTTTCCATATTTCTTTTGTTCCAGTGGGGATGAATGCCACAAATTCTTCATAGGCTCATCTAAATTTGCCTTTATTTTGGAAGGTATTTGCTTACTTGACCTCGGAGACATGGAACTCTTTGCATCAACTGGTGTAGGCAGCACATATGAATTGAACTTCCGTGATAAAGTTGGCCGCATCTGTCTCAGCTTTTCTCTAGAATCACATTTATTATTAGCAAAAAGTGGGGCAGATTGGCTTGCCTCTCTAACCCTGAAGGAGAATGAATTCTTGCTAAGCCTATCCAAGTTTTCCTACACATTAAACAGCATGCATATTTATAAGAGTTCAAAAAATTTAGATTATAAGGAAATTAATTAATCTCGCTTCAAATGCATCAAGAAGCCTCCACTTGAGTCATATATATCAACATGTGAAGTATTTTCAGTCCTAAATCCCATGAACCCCGAAGCTTTTTGTTTTTCCTTACCTTTGCTTTTACAGTTGAACCTTTGGGAAAGATAAATTCCACCAGGCCCAACAGCAGAGAAGCATGCATGATTCAACATTTCAAAATGAGAGTAATCTAGCATATGTAAGCTCTTTATAGACAAAAATTAAAACCAGAAGTATGGATTTGACCCCAAATATTAACAATCATAAGGTTAGTGTACAACTTTCATAGAATTATATGGATAGACAAGAGATATTGATATTCCAGGTTATATTCTGGATGTTCTTAGTTCTTAATCCACCCTTCCAGATTTCCATCCAAACTGAATTAGTTGTACACACAAAAAACAATATAATCACATTTGAAAACAAATATAACAGATGTAAAGTTCCTGCACATAAGAACATTCCACCTAGAACTCTGATTCTCATGGATTTTGGTCCTAAACAACAATATAACACAATATTCCCTCACCCCCCTTTTGATTTTACTCATTTTTTCTTTAGCAATCTAGGCTTTAAAACCATAACCGTTAGGAatgaaaataaagagaggatatGGGCAGTGTATAGCAGAAGGAATAAGAAATGCTGTGAGAGTTTTAGGTGGGGTGTAAGGTGGATAGGAGGCCTGACTGAACACGAGGGGTTAAATAACAAATTGTAAACTATACAGGGGAATTATCTTTTGGGAAAATTAATCTGAACTGAGAACAATGTTTTGGTGTAAAGGGGAGGCCCTTGTATGAGAATATTCTTCTTGAGTCTTTGAATATAAATAACAGAAAACACCTCTTTTCTCTTTCCCTCTCACTCTAGCCTACTTCCCATCATCAAACCCATCATCCATCACTATTTGTGTGCTCAATGAATTCCTACTCATATTGATGCATGTTTGCTGGGATGGTTGCTCAATCTTCGTAATGTTCATTCCCAATGGGATTGAAATATGCAAATGAAGTTAAAAAACATTACTAATTTGCCTAGTTTCAAAAGGTAGTCACCTTCTTTGAGTTCCCTAATGTAGAAACATCTTGCTCGTGTTCATTTTGTGCATAGTCAAAACTCAGCTCCCCATCATCATTCTCATCATGGCTGTCACCTTCATATTCATATTCATCTTCATCCTCCacatcctcatcctcatcctcatcctcatcctcatcctcTCCTTCAATACCAATGAAGTGGTAATCAATGTGATGCTGTTCTGTTACTAATTTTACGTGCGGCTCTGCTGTCTCAAGAGATTTAACTGCTTTCTTGAAGAAACACAACTGTTTGGGGGGATAATAAAGGAGAGACAAAGGAAAGAAACATTAAAAATGAGTAACTCTCCCATatctgaaaaataaatattggtTGGGAATATATAAAACCTGAGCTGCATGGTGACGTGCTGCCTGTGTTAGAAGGCTCCACGATTGACCTTGCTTCAGAGATTTCAAACGGAAAACAAATAAGGTGGCCTCCTCATCATATTCATCACGAGCAATTTGTAACTGCTGCAAGGAAATAGTC encodes the following:
- the LOC137827705 gene encoding uncharacterized protein At2g33490-like — encoded protein: MKRSLRKLGVLTLEKHHHHRDRTNILPLSQLEDLAQATQDMEDMRECYDSLLSAAAAAANSSYEFSESLGELGSCLLQKIALHDDEESGKVLIMLGKMQFQLQKLIDKYRSHITQTINIPSDSLLNELRVVEEMKRHCDEKRVAYESMLTRYRERGRSRSGRGETISLQQLQIARDEYDEEATLFVFRLKSLKQGQSWSLLTQAARHHAAQLCFFKKAVKSLETAEPHVKLVTEQHHIDYHFIGIEGEDEDEDEDEDEDVEDEDEYEYEGDSHDENDDGELSFDYAQNEHEQDVSTLGNSKKENLDRLSKNSFSFRVREASQSAPLFANNKCDSREKLRQMRPTLSRKFNSYVLPTPVDAKSSMSPRSSKQIPSKIKANLDEPMKNLWHSSPLEQKKYGNTFGDGAFSGPNVRTAQSAVKESNSNTAYTRLPPPIIDGNLSSNHDFVTAYSKKIKRQAFSGPLVSNAWPAKPVSLDSVQLFSGPLLRTSIPQFPSSSSPKVSPSTSPPLSSSPKIKELHELPRPPTISASNSKLLGLVGHSGPLVSRGHQLSARNNPVTSNAASPLPMPPPPMVRSFSIPSSGAKVTALDGSRPPEDLNRSSISEYTDSPPPMFIASSTSHPS